The following are from one region of the Carcharodon carcharias isolate sCarCar2 chromosome 27, sCarCar2.pri, whole genome shotgun sequence genome:
- the LOC121270556 gene encoding zinc finger protein 239-like, with product MCSMCGQGFSRSSDLSKHKCHHNGMKPWKCGDCGKGFKSPSDLESHWRTHTGEKPFTCFECGKGFTRSSYLLIHQRVHSGERPFTCSKCGKGFIQSSNLRTHQRVHTEERPFKCPDCGKCYKGSMELIRHQRVHTDERPFRCSHCGTGFRWLSQLTAHKHGHTGERPFTCSVCGKGFTQSSNLLRHQHGHSDERPFTCSMCGKGFTQQSHLLTHQRVHTDERPFRCPDCGKCFKSSQDLMSHQRVHTDERPFRCSHCGTGFRRSSQLTVHQRVHTGEWLFTSPECGKGFAQLSILLTHQRVQTGGCNHSSALSVGRDSLTHPTF from the coding sequence ATGTGTTCTATGTGTGGACAAGGGTTCAGCCGATCATCTGACCTGTCAAAACATAAATGCCATCACAACGGGatgaaaccatggaaatgtggggattgtgggaagggattcaaatcCCCGTCTGACCTGGAAAGTCATtggcgcactcacactggggagaaaccattcacctgcttcgagtgtgggaagggattcactcgttcATCCTATCTGCTGATACACCAGCGCGTTCactctggggagaggccattcacctgctctaagtgtgggaagggattcattcagtcatccaacctgcggacacaccagcgagttcacactgaggagagaccttttaaatgtccgGACTGCGGGAAGTGCTATAAAGGTTCCATGGAACTGATACGCCATCagcgtgttcacactgacgagagaccattcaggtgctctcactgcgggactggattCAGGTGGTTGTCTCAACTCACTGCACACAAGCAcggtcacactggggagagaccgttcacctgctctgtgtgtgggaagggattcactcagtcatccaaccttCTGAGACACCAGCATGGTCACAGTgatgagaggccattcacctgctccatgtgtgggaagggattcactcagcaaTCCCATCtgttgacacaccagcgagttcacactgacgagagaccttttagatgcccagactgtgggaagtgtTTTAAAAGCTCCCAGGacctgatgtcccatcaacgtgttcacactgatgagagaccattcaggtgctctcactgcgggactgggttcaggcgatcatctcaactcactgtacaccagcgagttcacactggggagtggctattcacctcccctgagtgtgggaagggattcgctcaGTTATCTATCCTGCTAACACACCAACGGGTTCAGACTGGCGGGTGCAACCATTCATCTGccttgagtgtgggaagggattcactcacccATCCAACGTTCTGA